The proteins below come from a single bacterium genomic window:
- a CDS encoding class I SAM-dependent methyltransferase has product MNTRKVDTEFIRKSFNTEKTVSDYTRAVKEIGLWESEKMMIKKYFNPKDRILDIGCGAGRTTIGFYELGYHLVEGLDLAEAMIVQARRISEELNYNIAFSVGDAVCLDYNDETFEAALFSFNGIMQIPGRENRIKVLNEIKRILKPKGYFLFTTHDRDSSKEYESFWQEEKRRWALHFQDKSLHEFGDRVIKMEERDTFLHLPTRDEVILSLEEAGFILIEGILRSELCEESEEVKKFSTDCVLWVVQKP; this is encoded by the coding sequence ATGAACACAAGAAAAGTTGATACAGAGTTTATTAGAAAATCGTTTAACACAGAAAAGACAGTATCAGATTATACAAGAGCAGTTAAGGAAATTGGGCTATGGGAATCTGAGAAGATGATGATTAAAAAATATTTTAATCCGAAAGACCGAATTTTAGATATTGGATGTGGTGCAGGGAGAACAACCATAGGATTCTATGAGCTTGGTTACCATCTAGTAGAAGGATTGGATTTGGCAGAAGCTATGATAGTGCAAGCCAGAAGAATTAGTGAGGAATTGAATTATAACATAGCTTTTAGTGTGGGAGATGCGGTTTGTTTGGATTATAATGATGAAACCTTTGAGGCGGCTTTATTTTCTTTTAATGGGATAATGCAGATACCGGGAAGAGAAAATCGGATAAAAGTGTTAAATGAAATAAAGCGTATATTGAAACCTAAAGGATATTTCTTGTTTACTACTCATGATAGGGATAGCAGTAAAGAATATGAATCATTTTGGCAAGAGGAGAAGAGAAGGTGGGCATTGCATTTTCAAGATAAAAGTTTGCACGAGTTTGGAGATAGGGTTATAAAGATGGAAGAGAGAGACACTTTTCTTCATCTTCCAACCAGAGATGAAGTAATTTTAAGTTTGGAAGAAGCAGGGTTTATCTTAATAGAAGGAATATTGCGTTCTGAACTTTGTGAAGAGTCCGAAGAAGTAAAGAAGTTTTCCACCGATTGCGTATTGTGGGTGGTTCAGAAACCTTAG